A region from the Hydra vulgaris chromosome 10, alternate assembly HydraT2T_AEP genome encodes:
- the LOC136086059 gene encoding uncharacterized protein LOC136086059 — protein MILRGHDETWGSLQNENFMGLIKLISEIDPFLCEHLTKCQSKKRNISYLSNTVYEDLIKKMGKRVQKEIAAQINNSDTKYFSIIIDSTPDLSHVDQLAVIVRYVYNGQPYERLLTFIPNINHTAQSLFNTIKKFLTDISLPKENIRGQSYDNAANMSPKYSGLQARLKEINKNADFVPCAVHSLNLVGVEAVSIVTPNIDYFGILQRLYVFFSASPRRWDFLKKYANLQFSLKSLSITRWSMYHDSVKALKNGCRDILKTLNYIHEESEEKLDCKREANILFKKLIKLENAILTIFWEEVLERFNKVSHILQTPGLDVSKGYELIFSLELFVNEMRKNSEEKMNEFKKKAKNLSEENTGNYNDLNIY, from the coding sequence ATGATTCTAAGGGGGCACGATGAAACATGGGGTTCACTGCAAAATGAAAACTTCATGGGGcttattaaactaatttcaGAAATTGATCCGTTTTTATGCGAACATCTTACAAAATgtcaatctaaaaaaagaaacatttcatATTTATCGAATACTGTGTATGAggacttaataaaaaaaatgggaAAACGAGTCCAAAAAGAAATAGCAGCTCAAATTAATAATAGTGACACTAAGTATTTCTCAATTATTATCGACTCAACTCCAGATTTGTCACACGTCGACCAATTAGCTGTAATTGTAAGATATGTTTATAATGGACAGCCATATGAAagacttttaacttttataccTAATATAAATCATACAGCTCAGTCATTATTTAATacaatcaaaaagtttttgacAGATATTAGTCTTCCGAAAGAAAACATTCGCGGACAGTCTTATGATAACGCAGCAAATATGAGCCCAAAATATAGCGGACTACAAGCACGTTTGAAGGAGATAAACAAAAATGCTGATTTTGTACCTTGTGCAGTACATTCTCTAAATTTGGTAGGGGTAGAAGCAGTTAGTATAGTAACACCAAATATTGATTATTTCGGGATTTTGCAACGATTATACGTATTTTTTTCTGCATCGCCACGCAGGTGggactttttaaagaaatatgctaatttacaattttctttaaaaagtttaagtattaCAAGATGGTCAATGTATCATGATTCagttaaagcattaaaaaatggCTGCAGGGATATTTTGAAAACTCTTAATTATATTCATGAAGAAAGCGAAGAAAAGCTTGATTGTAAAAGAGaggcaaatattttatttaagaaattaataaagCTTGAAAATGCAATTTTGACAATATTTTGGGAGGAGGTTCTTGAACGTTTTAATAAAGTCAGCCATATTTTACAAACCCCCGGGCTCGATGTTTCTAAAGGCTATGAATTAATTTTCTCATTAGAATTATTTGTAAACGAAATGCGAAAAAATTCAGAAGAAAAAATGAAcgagttcaaaaaaaaagctaaaaatttgaGTGAAGAAAATACAGGAAATTATAAtgatttaaacatatattaa